In bacterium, a single window of DNA contains:
- a CDS encoding helix-turn-helix transcriptional regulator, translating into MATKTKAKTKQNRADTERRLIDAALDLIRRNGVLAGLNLREVADGAGVNRGNIYHYFGSRRELLRAAITRRFEAVIESLLADRRGVSF; encoded by the coding sequence ATGGCCACGAAGACGAAAGCGAAGACCAAGCAAAATCGGGCCGACACCGAGCGTCGACTCATCGATGCCGCCCTCGACCTGATTCGACGCAACGGCGTGCTGGCCGGTCTCAATCTCCGCGAGGTCGCCGATGGGGCTGGCGTCAATCGCGGCAACATCTACCACTACTTCGGCTCGAGACGGGAACTGCTGCGCGCGGCGATTACCCGTCGCTTCGAAGCGGTGATCGAATCTCTGTTGGCCGACCGGCGGGGCGTCTCCTTC